The segment CTGGCGCCGAAGCGCTAGCGGTATCTTGGGCGGCGGCAGCCAGGGCTGGTGCAGGCACGGCCGACACTTCCATCGGGCTGACCTTGGCCGAGCCGTCGGTGTCGATGATGGCGATGACTTCGCCGGCAACGACGGTGGCGCCGTCAGCCTTGATGATCTGCACGATCACGCCAGCGGCAGGCGCCGGCAGTTCCAGCACGACCTTGTCGGTTTCGATATCGATCATGTTTTCGTCGCGCGCAACTGCTTCGCCGACTTTCTTGTGCCATGCCAGCAGGGTCGCTTCTGCAACCGATTCCGACAACTGGGGAACTTTGACTTCGATTTGTGCCATGTAAAACTCCGTTTATTTTGTTATTGCGGCGCCGCCCCTGCGTAGCAAGGGCGGCGCTCCGTCATGATGTAACGAGCAAGCGCCATGCAATCGCATGGCGCCCCTCATCCTGCCGCTTACTTGGTCAGGATAAAACCCTTCAGCTTCGAGAATGCCGTTTCCAGCAGATCTTTTTGCTGGGCGTAGTGCTTGTCATAGTAGCCGACAGCTGGCGACGCCGAAGCGGGACGGCCGGCGTAAGCCAGACGCTGACCCGATTCCAGGCCTTCGAAGATGTTGTGCTGGATCTGGAACCAGGCGCCCTGGTTTTGCGGCTCGTCCTGCGCCCATACGACTTCGACCAGGTTCGGGAACTTCTTCAGTTCGGCAGCGAACGACTTATGCGGGAACGGATACAGCTGTTCCAGGCGCACGATGGCCGTGTCGGTCTGGCCACGGGTCTTGCGTGCGTTGACCAGGTCGTAATAGACCTTGCCCGAGCAGGCGACCACGCGCTTGACTTTCTTGGCGTCGATTTTGTCGTCGACTTCGCCGATGACGGTCTGGAAACCGCCCTTGGCCAGGTCGGTCAGCGGCGAACCGGCATCCTTGTTGCGCAACAGCGACTTCGGCGTCAGGATGACCAGCGGCTTGCGGAACTGGCGCACCATCTGGCGGCGCAGCAAATGGAAGATCTGCGAAGCCGTCGTCGGCTGCACCACTTGCATGTTGTTGTCTGCGCACAGCTGCAGGAAACGCTCGGGACGCGCGGACGAGTGCTCAGGGCCCTGGCCTTCGTAACCGTGCGGCAGCATCATGACCAGGCCCGAAGCGCGGCCCCACTTCACTTCGCCGGAGCTGATGAACTGGTCGATCACCACTTGCGCGCCGTTGGCGAAGTCGCCGAACTGGGCTTCCCAGATCGTCAGGGTATTCGGTTCAGCGGTCGAGTAGCCGTATTCGAAGGCCAGTACGGCTTCTTCGGACAGCACCGAGTCGATGACGGTGAACGGCGCCTGGTTGTCCGACACGTTTTGCAGCGGAATATAGGTACCCGCATCCCAACGCTCGCGGTTCTGGTCATGCAGCACGGCGTGGCGGTGCACGAAGGTGCCGCGGCCCGCATCCTGGCCGGTCAGGCGGATGGCGTAGCCGGACGATACCAGCGAAGCGTAGGCCAGGTGTTCGCCCATGCCCCAGTCCAGGTTCATTTCGCCGCGGCCCATGGTGGCGCGGTCGCCCAGGACTTTTTCAACCAGCGAGTGGACCTTGAATTCTTCCGGCACGGTGGTGATGCGCGCGGCCAGGCGTTTGAGTTCCGTCATCGGCACGGCGGTGTCGGCCGAGTCGGTCCATTTCTTGTTCAGGAACGGCAGCCAGTCGACGGCGTACTTGTTCTTGAAGTTCGAAATGACCGGGTCGACGGTGTGCTTGCCGGCGTCCATGGCGTCGCGGAAGGCGGCCACCATCTTGTCGCCGCCATCGGCAGGGATCACGCCCTGGGCAACCAGCTTGTCCGCGTACAGCTTGCGGGTGCCTGGGTGCTGGCCGATGCGCTTGTACATCAGCGGCTGCGTCAGTGCCGGCGTATCTTGCTCGTTGTGGCCAAGTTTACGGTAGCAGATGATGTCGAGGACGATGTCCTTCTTGAATTCCATGCGGTAGTCGAGCGCGATTTGCGTCGCCAGCACCACGGCTTCAGGATCGTCGGCGTTGATGTGCAGGACCGGCGCTTCGATCATCTTGACGACGTCCGAGCAGTACAGGGTCGAGCGCGAGTCGCGTGGGTCCGAGGTGGTGAAACCGATCTGGTTGTTGATCACGATGTGCACCGTGCCGCCCGTGCCGTAGCCGCGGGTTTGCGCCAGATTCAAGGTT is part of the Janthinobacterium sp. 67 genome and harbors:
- a CDS encoding 2-oxoglutarate dehydrogenase E1 component; protein product: MQQLTTNSYLFGGNAPYVEDLYEAYLNNPGSVPDNWRSYFDAMQHVPAVDGTNKPDVAHASVVASFAERAKAGPIRTVTASFDAEMGRKRVAATQLIAAYRYLGTHWANLDPLQRQERPMIPELEPSFYGFTDADMDTVFNISNTYFGPETATLRDLLNYLRDTYTRSIGAEFMYISDPAEKRWLQEKLESIRSTPNFTPEKKIHILDRLTAAEGLERYLHTRYVGQKRFSLEGGETFIASMDETIQRAGEKGVQEIVIGMAHRGRLNVLVNTLGKAPQELFEEFEGKHGDDLPAGDVKYHQGFSSDISTAGGPVHLSLAFNPSHLEIVNPVVEGSVKARMDRRGDVHGAQVLPILVHGDAAFAGQGVVMETLNLAQTRGYGTGGTVHIVINNQIGFTTSDPRDSRSTLYCSDVVKMIEAPVLHINADDPEAVVLATQIALDYRMEFKKDIVLDIICYRKLGHNEQDTPALTQPLMYKRIGQHPGTRKLYADKLVAQGVIPADGGDKMVAAFRDAMDAGKHTVDPVISNFKNKYAVDWLPFLNKKWTDSADTAVPMTELKRLAARITTVPEEFKVHSLVEKVLGDRATMGRGEMNLDWGMGEHLAYASLVSSGYAIRLTGQDAGRGTFVHRHAVLHDQNRERWDAGTYIPLQNVSDNQAPFTVIDSVLSEEAVLAFEYGYSTAEPNTLTIWEAQFGDFANGAQVVIDQFISSGEVKWGRASGLVMMLPHGYEGQGPEHSSARPERFLQLCADNNMQVVQPTTASQIFHLLRRQMVRQFRKPLVILTPKSLLRNKDAGSPLTDLAKGGFQTVIGEVDDKIDAKKVKRVVACSGKVYYDLVNARKTRGQTDTAIVRLEQLYPFPHKSFAAELKKFPNLVEVVWAQDEPQNQGAWFQIQHNIFEGLESGQRLAYAGRPASASPAVGYYDKHYAQQKDLLETAFSKLKGFILTK